In Saccharicrinis fermentans DSM 9555 = JCM 21142, a genomic segment contains:
- a CDS encoding ABC transporter ATP-binding protein, which produces MKDMPQNMFLATENLAVGYDKHGEPLHQNIQVSIKAGQFICLLGPNGAGKSTLIKTLSGFLKPLYGQVWYGQDKIETLSEAHRAKRVSVVLTDRLDVQNLTVFELVALGRTPYTGFFGKLMKKDVELVLHAIEEVGLNGYAQKPIDKMSDGERQKAMIAKALVQETPFIILDEPTAFLDLPAKIEIMQLLRRLSRNKNRGILLSTHDLEMALQIADKIWLLAQGRTLQEGIPEDLVLSNDFKCFFEREGIEFDNITGSFLYHNIQRKPISIVGTGVASTWVSRALYRIGFEPVIDKCEWKVMVNSDHNPYYSLYFKDQPLGKHHSIEELLNAITEQGKKNK; this is translated from the coding sequence ATGAAGGATATGCCACAAAATATGTTTTTAGCTACCGAAAATCTGGCCGTGGGTTACGATAAGCATGGCGAACCTTTACATCAAAATATTCAAGTAAGCATTAAAGCTGGACAGTTCATTTGTCTCTTGGGACCCAATGGAGCTGGCAAATCCACTCTGATAAAAACATTATCCGGCTTCTTAAAACCTCTGTATGGCCAGGTTTGGTACGGTCAGGATAAAATAGAAACCCTGAGCGAAGCGCACCGTGCCAAAAGAGTTAGCGTTGTACTAACTGACAGACTAGATGTACAAAACCTAACTGTTTTTGAACTCGTAGCATTGGGAAGAACACCTTATACCGGATTCTTTGGTAAACTCATGAAGAAAGACGTAGAACTGGTTCTTCATGCCATTGAGGAAGTGGGACTCAATGGTTATGCCCAGAAACCCATTGACAAAATGAGTGATGGTGAACGACAAAAAGCAATGATAGCCAAAGCACTGGTACAAGAAACACCCTTTATTATACTGGATGAACCTACCGCATTTTTAGACTTGCCTGCTAAAATTGAAATCATGCAATTACTACGTCGCCTATCTAGAAATAAAAACAGAGGCATCCTTTTATCAACGCATGACCTAGAGATGGCTTTGCAGATAGCCGACAAAATTTGGCTCCTGGCACAAGGTAGAACCCTACAGGAAGGAATACCGGAAGACCTGGTTCTATCAAATGACTTCAAGTGTTTTTTTGAACGTGAAGGCATTGAATTTGATAATATAACAGGCAGTTTTTTATACCATAATATTCAACGAAAGCCTATCTCAATCGTTGGTACAGGAGTAGCCAGCACCTGGGTCAGCAGAGCATTATACCGTATTGGTTTTGAACCTGTCATTGATAAGTGCGAATGGAAAGTAATGGTGAACTCAGACCACAACCCTTATTATAGTTTATATTTCAAGGATCAACCTTTAGGCAAACATCACTCAATAGAAGAATTACTAAATGCCATCACAGAACAAGGCAAAAAAAATAAGTAA